GCGTGATGCGCCCAAGGGCCGGAATCAGGTCGCGTGCCCAGCTCTCCAGACGTGTAAAGCGTTTGTCGGCGTCGTTGGCTTCGCCGCTTTTATGGTCTTCGCCGCCGACAAGAACGAAATCATGATCGTCTGGGCCGGTTTGCAGCCGTACATAGTGGTAGGGATCTTCGGTGTCCCAATAGAGCGCATCGGGAAGTTCGCCCCGTTCAATGGCGAAAGCGAGGACATACGTGCGATAGGGAGCCACCTTCGTGTGCAGTTGAAAGCGATCGGCGATGGATGCGTTGGTCGCGATCACGGCGTGGCTGGCCGTGACCTGCCCTTGCGATGTTCGCAGCGTGACAGCGCCGTCCTGCTCGGCAACTTCTTCCACTGGACTGTTGGCAAAGAAACGAACGCCGCCGCTCTCGCAAACGGCCGCAAGTCCGGCGAGATATTTAAGGGGGTGGAATTTTGCTTGGCGTGGATATCGAAGGACATGCCGGTTCTCGCAGCCTTTGAGCGGCACGCCGACCAGCCGATGAACGGGAGCGCCGACCTCGCGCACCGCTTCGAGCTCCTCATCGAATATATCGGCCGGCATGCCGTTACCCTGAAAAAGATAGCCGTCAGTACGGAGGAAGTCGCAGGCAATATTCTCGCCGGCCTGGATGTCCTCGATCCGGTCGACGGCGGCAGCCTGACTTTCGTAGAACAGCTTGGCGGCATCGGCGCCGCGCAGCTTCTTGAATTCGCTCATCAGATCATCGCAAAGCGGCGCAAGATGCGCCGACGTGCGCGCCGTCATACCGCTTGCGATGCCTTTGCGATCAATGACGACGACTGACCGGCCGCGCTTCATGAGTTCGTACGCCGTCGAGAGCCCGGCGACGCCGGAGCCGACCACGGCGACATCGCAGTGCACATCACCTCCAAGCGCCCCCGCCTCCGGCAGGATCTCGGTCTCCATCCAGAGCGAGGTGCTGACCATGTTGAACTCCACCCAAAGAGGCAAAACGCGGGCTGTTGTCGCGGGTTCCTGCGAAGGCGCGGGAAGCCAGTCGCTGTGGAAGGCCGCTCACGCTCGGGGACCGCATTCGCCCGTCCGGTAGCGGCAAACGCGCGAGGAACAAAGCCGTCGCGCCGCCGTTCCATCGCTTTGAATTGGAGGAGCGACGTCATGGGAATTTTCACAAAGGACATCAAGACGATGGATGACCTGCTGCTGCATGGCTTGCAGGACATCTATTATGCAGAGCAGCAGATCACCAAGGCCCTGCCGAAAATGATCGACAAGGCCACCAACCGTGATCTGGCAACGGGCCTCAAGAATCATCTCGAGGAGACCAACAAGCAGATCGAGCGTCTCGAAAAGGTCTTCGAGAAACTTGGCCAGTCGCCAAGCGGCACGCAATGCCCGGCCATCGACGGCATCATCAAGGAAGCCGACGAAACGGCCGGCGAGATCGAAGACAAGACGGTGCTGGATGCAGCGATCGTCGCCAACGCGCAGGCCGTCGAGCATTACGAGATTTGCCGCTATGGCACACTGATCGCCTGGGCGGAAGAGCTCGGCCACGACGATATCGTGCGCTTCCTGACGACGAACCTCAACGAAGAGAAGGCGGCGAACACCAAGCTCAACACAGTCGCGTTGCGCAAGGGCGTCAACAAGAAGGCCTCCACCGCCGCATGATCCGGCAGGGCCCGACGGATCGTTTTCCATCGGGCCTGCTACTCCTTTCGAGGCCAAGTCATCCGTATGACCAATCTGACAGAACTGCCGAGTTGGGCTGACGATAACAACATCTTCGCCGTGGTCGAGACGCCGCGCGGCAGTTCGTGCAAGCTCGAATTCGATCCTAAGCTCGGTGCTTTTGCTCTGGCGAAGCCGTTGATGGCGGGCCTGACCTATCCCTACGATTGGGGTTTCATTCCCTCGACCAAGGCCGAGGATGGCGATCCACTGGATGTGCTGATCCTGCACGACGCGCAAACCTATCCCGGTATTGTGCTACGCTGTCGGCCGATCGGCATTCTCGAAGTCGAGCAGAAGAAAAAGGGCAAGAGCGAGCGAAACGACCGCATTTTTGCGGTACCGGACCGGTCACCGCTCGAAACGGATCTCAAGGATATCCGCAATCTTCCATCGCATGCGCGCGATGATCTCGAACAGTTCTTCCTGGCAACGAATGCCCTGGAGAACAAGGATCTGAAGTTTCTCGGCTGGCATGGGCCAAACCGTGCGACCAAGGCCATCAAACGGCTGGCCCGCTGAGCTGCACTCTCAGTCATCGCCATCGAACTCATCACTGGTGACTAGAGCGTGTATCTTGCTGATCCGTCGCCCGGCTAAGCTGTGTGGCGACACATTTCGATGGCGCGGGCAAATTCCAAGGTACAGCTCCGCGCATCCGACCTGGCACGCGCTGAATAGGATTGACCGCATAGGAACGCCGCCAGATGTTGCATGATTGATGGCGTGGAGTACCCTTGATCGATGCGCCGCACCAGAACTCAGCTGAAGCAACAGATGTCCGACCGAGTCCGCCGACGCAGTTGGCGGCTGAGTACTGAGGAAGACGACGAAGGCATCGAGGATTGGATGGTCGGTGGGGGTGACAGCCCGCCGTCTTGACAACGTCTGTCGTTATCCGAACACGGAAAGGAAGAAACCCATGGCAAAGAAAGCAAAGAAGAAGCGTCGCACCTCGAAGAGCTCGGGCTCGGACGTCAAGAGCGAGATGCGACGGTACAAGAAGGGGACCGCCAAAAGCGGCCGTGGCGGAAAGGGCGGCAAGGTGAAAAGCAAGAAGCAGGCAATCGCGATCGGCCTCTCCAAGGCCCGCAAAAAAGGCAAGAAGGTCCCCAAGAAAAAGAAGTAACGGGGCAATATGCAGGCACTCCGCAGTCACGCGTCATTCGGGCCGTCTCGACGTTCCCTGCCACGCGTGGCGCCAGGTTTCCAGGCACATGGCTCAAAACTTCAGGGTCGTTCGCAGGCCAAGCACGGTCGCATTGTGAAGCGCCTTGCCGGGCATTGCACTGGAAGGGCTGGTGGCACCTCCACCCGGATGAATGATGTATTGAAGATTGGGCTGTAACGTCCACCCGTCCCTGATCTGATATTGATACACGGCTGTCAGAAGGCCTTCGAAACTTCGCATCGGCCAGGTTGGATCGACAAATGTTCGATAATCTGCATCGAGCGCCTGTGCGCGCTTCGATACATGTGCGTAGCCGGCTGCAATTCCGAACTTGTCGTCGGGACGGCGGTCGTCGAGTCCGATGAATTCGATGCCGGCGTCGGCGTAGCGATCAATAAGATTGCGGTCGGCAGGCGCCCCCGAGATACGCGCAAAGATGCCAATGCCACGGTCGTCGCTTTTCGGCACACGATAGAGCTTCTGCTCGAATACCATCCAACCGCCGACATCACCGGACAAGAGCAGAGGTTCGCCGCTGCTAACGGGTGAAGCGAGTGAGACGCCATTGGACGCCAATCTCTGATCGGCGAAAGACCCAAAATGGCGCCAGCCGCCAAACTTGATCTGGCCGGCCGGGTTCGGATCGCCCTTCGTGTTATTCCAGGCATACTGGATCTGGCCGAGCAGGAGGGGCGGATCGTTGACGCGGAAGTTGACGCCATAGCGGTTACGCTCCTGCGGATCCCCGGGGCCGGGCCCAGCCTGATCGCCATCGAAGATGCCGCCAAGAACGGACAACTGCTCAGTGACATTCACCAGAAGCCGGGCTCCCATGGCAGCCAAGGGAGGCGACGGACCGCCGCTGGGCAAATCAAGCGAGGTGATCGCCGGCCAGCCCATCGAGGCGTTGGTCAAGACGTCGGTATATTTGGTATTGAAGAACTCGCTGTCGGCCGCGGGTTGTCCCACTTTGAGCGAGACTTTCTCGCTGCCCCACTGCTT
The genomic region above belongs to Bradyrhizobium arachidis and contains:
- a CDS encoding inorganic diphosphatase, translated to MTNLTELPSWADDNNIFAVVETPRGSSCKLEFDPKLGAFALAKPLMAGLTYPYDWGFIPSTKAEDGDPLDVLILHDAQTYPGIVLRCRPIGILEVEQKKKGKSERNDRIFAVPDRSPLETDLKDIRNLPSHARDDLEQFFLATNALENKDLKFLGWHGPNRATKAIKRLAR
- a CDS encoding FAD-dependent oxidoreductase; its protein translation is MVSTSLWMETEILPEAGALGGDVHCDVAVVGSGVAGLSTAYELMKRGRSVVVIDRKGIASGMTARTSAHLAPLCDDLMSEFKKLRGADAAKLFYESQAAAVDRIEDIQAGENIACDFLRTDGYLFQGNGMPADIFDEELEAVREVGAPVHRLVGVPLKGCENRHVLRYPRQAKFHPLKYLAGLAAVCESGGVRFFANSPVEEVAEQDGAVTLRTSQGQVTASHAVIATNASIADRFQLHTKVAPYRTYVLAFAIERGELPDALYWDTEDPYHYVRLQTGPDDHDFVLVGGEDHKSGEANDADKRFTRLESWARDLIPALGRITHRWSGQILDTIDYAGFIGRQPGSERIYLAMGDSGQGLTHGVMGAMLNTALILGEDHPWQSVYAPDRKPLAAAKNFLRENVTILQNLAEYVAPGEIASLEELQPGEGAILRRGLEKIAAYKDKAGELHLHSASCTHIGCHLLWNSFESCWDCPCHGSIFAPNGQPINAPAVSALRPVKV
- a CDS encoding carbohydrate porin, whose product is MSRTKGRLYQLLLAAALLAAGAAAAQENKKTDDDKPVDPDTGESTLEEKTLGLLPNPFQKYGVKFAATYIGEVLGNPSGGLKQGSVYEGRLNLAVDLDLQKLAGLDQLTFHANMFQIHGGGLSRGSLQNYLVVSGIEALPSTRLYEAYFEKQWGSEKVSLKVGQPAADSEFFNTKYTDVLTNASMGWPAITSLDLPSGGPSPPLAAMGARLLVNVTEQLSVLGGIFDGDQAGPGPGDPQERNRYGVNFRVNDPPLLLGQIQYAWNNTKGDPNPAGQIKFGGWRHFGSFADQRLASNGVSLASPVSSGEPLLLSGDVGGWMVFEQKLYRVPKSDDRGIGIFARISGAPADRNLIDRYADAGIEFIGLDDRRPDDKFGIAAGYAHVSKRAQALDADYRTFVDPTWPMRSFEGLLTAVYQYQIRDGWTLQPNLQYIIHPGGGATSPSSAMPGKALHNATVLGLRTTLKF
- a CDS encoding ferritin-like domain-containing protein; this translates as MGIFTKDIKTMDDLLLHGLQDIYYAEQQITKALPKMIDKATNRDLATGLKNHLEETNKQIERLEKVFEKLGQSPSGTQCPAIDGIIKEADETAGEIEDKTVLDAAIVANAQAVEHYEICRYGTLIAWAEELGHDDIVRFLTTNLNEEKAANTKLNTVALRKGVNKKASTAA